A genomic window from Arthrobacter globiformis includes:
- a CDS encoding bifunctional sugar phosphate isomerase/epimerase/4-hydroxyphenylpyruvate dioxygenase family protein, translating to MRTGIATVCLSGTLKEKMQACAIAGFDGIEIFEQDLVTSSLSPEEVRRMAADLGLTLDLYQPFRDFDSVTEDLLAANLRRAEAKFRLMSRLGMDTILVCTNVATATIDDDDLRAAQLAALADLAGEHGVKVAYEALAWGKYVNDYEHAHRLVAKVDHPNLGTCLDSFHILSRDWDTAPIEDINADKIFFVQVADAPKLSMDVLSWSRHYRVFPGEGQFELAKFMGHVVRAGYTGPVSLEVFNDVFRQSDVERTAVDAMRSLIWLEEQSAKWLDANAPAAAGGAVAGGPPAPARRRYPMELATLPQVAEPAGFNFAEVKAADTGVLEKVLGQLGFEFNGRHRTKDVQLWTMGHARVIVNEQAPEAAEPAIAALGFDVDSPVIASARAQQLKAPVVPRKSQANEEVFQGFAAPDSTEIFLCQGNPDGTAAWTREFGEGLEVPSGARTAVIDHVNLAQPWQHFDEAVLFYTSALALEPQPYAEVASPSGLVRSQVMQTSDRDVRLVLNLAPVIQQDGADLGTAPRKTYQEHIAFAVDDLVATARAARDRGLAFLQIPENYYEDLDARFDLDPGFLDTLRDLNLLYDRDADGEFLHFYTATVGSVFFEMVERRGNYDGYGAPNAPVRHAVQYDHLHNLTKTNH from the coding sequence ATGCGCACCGGGATCGCCACCGTATGCCTCTCCGGCACGCTGAAGGAAAAGATGCAGGCCTGCGCGATCGCGGGCTTCGACGGCATCGAGATCTTCGAGCAGGACCTGGTCACCTCGTCGCTCAGCCCCGAAGAGGTCCGCAGGATGGCCGCGGACCTTGGCCTCACGCTGGACCTCTACCAGCCGTTCCGCGATTTCGACAGCGTGACCGAGGATCTGCTCGCGGCCAACCTCCGCCGGGCCGAGGCCAAGTTCCGGCTCATGTCCCGGCTGGGCATGGACACCATCCTGGTCTGCACCAACGTCGCCACGGCCACGATCGACGACGACGACCTCCGCGCCGCGCAGCTCGCCGCCCTGGCGGACCTCGCGGGTGAGCACGGCGTCAAGGTTGCCTACGAGGCCCTCGCCTGGGGCAAGTACGTCAACGACTACGAGCACGCCCACCGCCTCGTGGCGAAGGTGGACCACCCCAACCTCGGCACCTGCCTGGACTCCTTCCACATCCTGTCCCGAGACTGGGACACCGCGCCCATCGAGGACATCAACGCGGACAAGATCTTCTTCGTCCAGGTGGCCGACGCCCCCAAGCTCTCCATGGACGTGCTCTCCTGGAGCCGGCACTACCGCGTCTTCCCGGGCGAGGGCCAGTTCGAGCTCGCCAAGTTCATGGGCCACGTGGTCCGCGCCGGCTACACCGGGCCGGTCTCGCTCGAGGTTTTCAACGACGTCTTCCGCCAGTCCGACGTCGAACGCACCGCCGTTGACGCGATGCGCTCGCTGATCTGGCTGGAGGAACAGAGCGCCAAGTGGCTGGACGCGAACGCGCCGGCCGCCGCCGGTGGTGCTGTTGCTGGTGGTCCTCCGGCCCCTGCCCGCCGTCGTTATCCCATGGAGCTTGCAACGCTCCCGCAGGTGGCGGAGCCCGCCGGCTTCAACTTCGCCGAGGTCAAGGCCGCGGACACCGGGGTGCTGGAAAAGGTCCTCGGACAGCTTGGCTTCGAGTTCAACGGCCGCCACCGCACCAAGGACGTCCAGCTCTGGACCATGGGCCACGCCCGGGTGATCGTCAACGAACAGGCCCCCGAGGCCGCCGAGCCGGCCATCGCCGCCCTGGGGTTCGACGTCGATTCCCCGGTGATTGCCTCGGCCCGCGCCCAGCAGCTCAAGGCCCCCGTGGTTCCGCGGAAGAGCCAGGCCAACGAGGAAGTGTTCCAGGGCTTCGCCGCCCCGGACTCCACCGAGATCTTCCTGTGCCAGGGCAACCCGGACGGAACCGCTGCGTGGACGCGGGAGTTCGGGGAGGGGCTCGAGGTACCGTCCGGCGCCCGGACCGCGGTGATCGACCACGTGAACCTGGCCCAGCCGTGGCAGCACTTCGACGAGGCTGTCCTCTTCTATACGAGCGCCCTGGCGCTGGAGCCGCAGCCGTACGCCGAGGTCGCCAGCCCCAGCGGACTGGTCCGGTCCCAGGTCATGCAGACCTCGGACCGGGACGTGCGCCTGGTCCTGAACCTGGCACCGGTCATCCAGCAGGACGGTGCGGACCTCGGAACGGCACCGCGGAAGACCTACCAGGAGCACATCGCGTTCGCCGTGGATGACCTGGTGGCCACCGCCCGCGCCGCCCGCGACCGGGGACTGGCGTTCCTGCAGATCCCGGAAAACTACTACGAGGACCTGGACGCCCGCTTCGACCTCGACCCCGGTTTCCTGGACACGCTCCGGGACCTCAACCTGCTGTACGACCGCGACGCCGACGGTGAGTTCCTGCACTTCTACACCGCCACGGTGGGCAGCGTGTTCTTCGAAATGGTGGAACGCCGCGGCAACTACGACGGCTACGGGGCGCCCAACGCGCCGGTGCGCCATGCCGTCCAGTACGACCACCTGCACAACCTGACCAAAACCAACCACTGA
- a CDS encoding IclR family transcriptional regulator, translating into MSVKEATGEDASPNAPVEADAPAEAARPARGESRTDMVGKALGLLVLLGDEPRGASAAEISRRADLPFSTTYRLLGSLTRDGFVDYEPDGRRYHLGLRIFQLGQAVSSHHGFAGTALPILRRVTEQTGEATILSVRDGIHHLTVNKVDGPQTFRVTSDPGHLGALHTTSVGKALVAFAEDEDRERLLEELPLEPLTGLSITDRDAFRAEIEKVRRQGYAVMDEENELGMRAVAVPVFNSQGIAFASLATAVPVFRLSMEALVALVPLLQAAAVELSARLPQR; encoded by the coding sequence ATGAGTGTGAAGGAAGCCACAGGCGAAGACGCCTCCCCGAATGCCCCCGTTGAAGCAGATGCCCCCGCTGAAGCGGCAAGACCCGCCAGGGGGGAATCCCGCACCGACATGGTGGGCAAAGCCCTGGGCCTGCTGGTCCTGCTCGGGGATGAGCCCCGCGGAGCCAGTGCGGCGGAGATTTCCCGGCGCGCGGACCTTCCCTTCAGCACCACCTACCGGCTCCTTGGCTCGCTCACCCGTGACGGGTTCGTGGACTACGAGCCGGACGGGCGCCGCTACCACCTTGGCCTTCGCATCTTCCAGCTGGGCCAGGCGGTCTCCAGCCACCACGGGTTCGCCGGTACGGCACTGCCCATCCTGCGCCGCGTTACTGAGCAGACGGGGGAGGCGACCATCCTCTCCGTCCGTGACGGTATCCACCACCTCACTGTGAACAAAGTGGACGGCCCGCAGACATTCCGCGTCACCAGCGACCCCGGGCATCTCGGTGCGCTCCACACCACGTCCGTCGGCAAGGCGCTCGTCGCATTCGCTGAGGACGAGGACCGCGAACGGCTGCTCGAGGAGCTTCCGCTGGAGCCCCTGACCGGCCTGTCCATCACCGACCGGGACGCCTTCCGCGCAGAAATCGAGAAGGTCCGCCGGCAGGGCTACGCCGTCATGGATGAGGAAAACGAGCTGGGCATGCGCGCCGTGGCGGTGCCGGTCTTCAACTCCCAAGGCATCGCCTTCGCCTCCCTGGCCACCGCTGTTCCGGTGTTCCGGCTCAGCATGGAGGCGCTGGTGGCGCTGGTTCCCCTCCTGCAGGCGGCCGCCGTCGAGCTTTCCGCCCGGCTGCCCCAGCGCTAA
- a CDS encoding shikimate dehydrogenase produces MSNRTESYLIGLVGDGVMPSLSPHMHEREGDVQGVRYLYRPIDLHELDLPATAVGDLLQSAYRMGFNGLNITHPCKQLVLQHLDEIAPDAERLGAVNTVVIQDGRFIGHNTDFSGFAAALGSGLPDAGLDRVVQLGAGGAGSAVAYALLTAGVQTLELVDTDPARCAERAAELAGFFPDRTVTARTTAELPQLMPAADGLVHCTPVGMAAHPGTPLDMALVEPRHWVADIVYRPIETELVRESRAKGCQVLDGGRMAVGQAADAFRIFTGLEPDAERMRAHFLELIAAEEVAV; encoded by the coding sequence ATGAGCAATCGAACCGAGTCCTACCTCATAGGACTTGTCGGGGATGGCGTAATGCCGTCGCTCTCGCCCCACATGCACGAGCGCGAAGGCGACGTCCAGGGCGTCCGCTACCTGTACCGGCCCATCGACCTGCACGAGCTCGACCTGCCGGCCACCGCCGTCGGCGACCTGCTGCAAAGCGCCTACCGGATGGGCTTCAACGGGCTGAACATCACGCACCCGTGCAAGCAGCTGGTCCTCCAGCACCTCGATGAGATCGCCCCCGACGCCGAACGCCTGGGCGCCGTCAACACCGTGGTTATCCAGGACGGCCGGTTCATCGGCCACAACACAGACTTCTCCGGCTTCGCCGCCGCCCTCGGCTCCGGACTTCCGGACGCCGGGCTGGACCGCGTGGTGCAGCTGGGAGCGGGCGGCGCCGGATCCGCCGTCGCCTACGCCCTGCTCACGGCCGGCGTACAGACGCTGGAACTCGTGGACACGGACCCGGCGCGCTGCGCCGAACGCGCCGCCGAACTGGCCGGCTTCTTCCCGGACCGCACCGTCACCGCACGCACGACGGCGGAGCTGCCGCAGCTGATGCCCGCCGCCGACGGGCTGGTGCACTGCACCCCCGTGGGCATGGCCGCCCACCCCGGCACACCGCTGGACATGGCCCTCGTGGAGCCCCGGCACTGGGTGGCGGATATCGTCTACCGCCCCATCGAAACCGAGCTCGTCCGCGAATCGCGGGCCAAGGGCTGCCAGGTGCTGGACGGCGGACGCATGGCCGTGGGGCAGGCCGCCGACGCTTTCCGGATCTTCACCGGACTCGAGCCCGACGCCGAACGGATGCGCGCCCACTTCCTGGAGCTCATCGCCGCGGAAGAGGTGGCCGTCTGA
- the pcaH gene encoding protocatechuate 3,4-dioxygenase subunit beta, which produces MSDAVPATPAAPQAVPAEKPRVETQQDLSAEIKALGDAYARALKDGAEPETQPRLDFPPYRSSLLRHPTKSLHHADPETIELYSPAFGHQDVHALESDLTIQHNGEPQGERIIVAGRVLDGDGRPVAGQLVEIWQANSSGRYIHKRDQHPAPLDPNFTGVGRCITGPDGSYRFTTIKPGAYPWKNHLNAWRPAHIHFSLFGTEFTQRIVTQMYFPGDQLFPLDPIYQSILDQDARDRLVATYDHDLTQPEWALGYNWDIILTGSKRTWTENEALGAEGDDHE; this is translated from the coding sequence CTGTCGGACGCAGTACCCGCAACCCCGGCCGCCCCGCAGGCCGTCCCTGCAGAGAAGCCCCGCGTGGAAACCCAGCAGGATCTCAGCGCGGAGATCAAGGCCCTCGGAGACGCCTACGCCCGGGCTCTGAAGGACGGTGCGGAGCCGGAAACCCAGCCGCGCCTGGACTTCCCGCCCTACCGCAGCAGCCTCCTGCGCCACCCCACCAAGAGCCTGCACCACGCGGACCCGGAAACCATCGAGCTGTACTCCCCGGCGTTCGGCCACCAGGACGTCCACGCCCTGGAGTCGGACCTGACCATCCAGCACAACGGTGAGCCCCAGGGCGAACGCATCATCGTCGCCGGCCGCGTGCTGGACGGCGACGGCCGGCCGGTTGCCGGCCAGCTGGTGGAGATCTGGCAGGCCAACTCCTCCGGCCGCTACATCCACAAGCGCGACCAGCACCCGGCGCCGCTGGACCCCAACTTCACGGGCGTGGGCCGCTGCATCACCGGCCCGGACGGCTCCTACCGCTTCACCACCATCAAGCCGGGCGCCTACCCGTGGAAGAACCACCTCAACGCCTGGCGTCCCGCGCACATCCACTTCTCCCTGTTCGGCACGGAGTTCACGCAGCGGATCGTCACGCAGATGTATTTCCCGGGTGACCAGCTCTTCCCGCTGGACCCGATCTACCAGTCGATCCTGGACCAGGATGCCCGTGACCGCCTCGTGGCTACCTACGACCACGACCTGACCCAGCCGGAATGGGCGCTGGGCTACAACTGGGACATCATCCTGACGGGCTCCAAGCGGACCTGGACCGAGAACGAGGCGCTGGGCGCGGAAGGCGACGACCATGAGTAA